In Pedobacter sp. WC2423, the following are encoded in one genomic region:
- a CDS encoding ABC1 kinase family protein, translated as MVSSYPEMENLQKAGVDNNMEQNSIPTTKTERSAKFVKTGFQIGGNYIKHYSKKLFNPQLGRDELNEDNATDIYKSLSELKGSALKIAQMLSMDKNILPKSYVDKFTQSQYNAPPLSGPLIVRTFTKNFGKPPEAIYDKFNLVSTNAASIGQVHEAELNGKKLAVKIQYPGVGDSISSDLKLVKPFAFRLLGMSEKELNIYIKEVEERLLEETDYELEVRRSIEITEACKGLNNVVFPIYYPELSGKRIITMDWIEGLHLKEFLQTNPSQELRNKIGQALWDFYNFQQHELRAVHADPHPGNFMITPQEKLGVIDFGCIKELPDDFYIPFFSLISSDVIQDKNKTIEAFRKLEMIHPDDDAVQIEFYYKAYLEMIQLFAKPYTSKTFDFSQPEFFAQLYAFGEKIAKMPEFKQARGVKHFIYVNRTNFGLYTILQELKAFINTDTYNPHTV; from the coding sequence ATGGTAAGTTCTTATCCAGAAATGGAAAATTTGCAGAAAGCAGGGGTAGACAATAACATGGAACAAAACAGTATTCCAACAACTAAAACAGAGCGCTCTGCTAAATTTGTTAAAACAGGTTTTCAGATTGGCGGAAATTATATCAAACATTATTCTAAGAAGCTTTTCAATCCGCAGTTAGGCAGAGATGAGCTCAATGAGGATAACGCGACTGACATTTATAAATCCCTGAGTGAGCTGAAAGGAAGTGCTTTGAAAATTGCACAAATGCTCAGTATGGATAAAAATATCCTTCCAAAATCGTATGTAGATAAATTCACGCAGTCACAATATAATGCGCCGCCACTTTCAGGGCCGCTTATTGTCCGGACCTTTACCAAGAATTTTGGTAAACCACCAGAAGCTATTTACGATAAATTTAATTTGGTTTCTACCAATGCAGCCTCTATCGGACAGGTTCACGAAGCAGAGTTGAATGGGAAAAAGCTAGCCGTTAAAATTCAGTATCCTGGTGTCGGAGATAGTATTTCTTCGGATTTGAAATTAGTAAAACCTTTTGCTTTCCGTTTATTGGGAATGAGCGAAAAAGAACTCAATATTTATATTAAAGAAGTAGAGGAACGTTTGTTGGAAGAAACGGATTATGAGCTGGAAGTTCGCCGCTCTATTGAGATTACTGAAGCTTGCAAAGGTTTGAACAATGTGGTGTTCCCTATTTATTATCCTGAACTTTCGGGTAAAAGGATCATTACAATGGACTGGATTGAGGGCTTGCATCTTAAAGAATTTCTTCAGACCAATCCTTCTCAGGAACTCAGAAATAAAATCGGGCAGGCTTTATGGGATTTTTATAATTTCCAGCAGCATGAGCTGAGGGCTGTACACGCAGACCCCCATCCCGGAAATTTCATGATTACACCACAGGAGAAATTAGGAGTCATAGATTTTGGCTGTATTAAAGAATTACCTGATGATTTTTACATTCCATTCTTTTCGTTGATTTCTTCTGATGTGATTCAGGATAAAAATAAAACTATCGAAGCTTTCAGAAAGCTCGAAATGATACATCCGGATGATGATGCTGTACAAATTGAGTTTTATTATAAAGCTTACCTCGAAATGATACAGTTATTTGCTAAACCCTATACGAGTAAAACTTTTGACTTCAGTCAGCCTGAGTTTTTTGCCCAGTTGTATGCTTTTGGCGAGAAGATCGCTAAAATGCCAGAGTTTAAACAGGCCAGAGGGGTAAAACATTTTATTTATGTGAACCGTACAAATTTTGGTTTATATACGATTTTACAGGAATTAAAAGCCTTTATCAACACAGATACTTACAATCCGCATACGGTATGA
- a CDS encoding TonB-dependent receptor gives MKKIHLFLVVLLSAFIFTSTFAADVAEFKGKIIDAQTKTPLPGASITIPDLRTSAITNQNGEFTFKNVPAHGRFLVQISYIGYRTITQSIDFSNPGNLEFALQPSVIEGREVVITGSASSSDNRKNSTSVTTVSKADLLYHPSTNLIDAISRVPGVSQITTGPAISKPVIRGLSYNRVVTLSNGVKQQGQQWGDEHGIEIDQYSADRVEVLRGPASLMYGSDALGGVINILDGLPAPEGTLRGEFLTNYSTNNGMTGNSLMLQGNENGLIYKVRGSYKNAYSYKTPTEYVPNSGFNETNFEGQVGLNKKWGYAHLDASVFRTNIGFYNPKRNDAGQLVDEDNNPFSDAQNKDRTLAYPKQDVRHYKIALNSNILLGEGSLKATLGYQHNLRRELETAGEGPALFLNSYTYSYDLKYSFKEFNGWAPVAGVSGEYIHSLNTTGSDQLIPNFDTQAIGGFAFVKKTWDDDTFNAGIRFDYRKMTGKEFHGNSDYPAFSNKFSHITGALGYTHEFNEAFSFKANAGSAFRAPNIAELASNGVHEGVFRYEIGNPNLKPEQSYQFDASFDYQNQYVSASLGGFANYINNYIYYNTDGTTKTVDGRDFPVYNFVQNNAFLRGIEASLTLHPVSFIHFENGFSYTRATNRTTKQSLPFIPAATLHNELRFEPTVAGTSHSYVSVGIDNYFKQTKIDSFEQPTSGYTLLNASIGTTLKLSKNQDITIYVAGKNLLNKAYYDHLSRFKPGRLSDEDQTLGIYNMGRSVTFGVTLPFTLKK, from the coding sequence ATGAAAAAGATACATCTATTTTTAGTTGTACTACTATCTGCTTTTATTTTCACCAGCACATTTGCGGCTGATGTAGCTGAATTTAAAGGTAAAATTATTGACGCTCAGACTAAAACACCATTACCAGGTGCTTCTATTACTATTCCTGATTTACGCACCTCTGCAATTACTAATCAAAATGGAGAATTTACCTTCAAAAATGTACCTGCACATGGTCGTTTCCTTGTTCAGATTAGTTATATAGGTTATAGAACAATCACACAATCAATAGATTTTTCTAACCCCGGAAACCTTGAGTTTGCTTTACAGCCAAGCGTTATCGAAGGCAGAGAAGTGGTGATTACAGGTTCTGCATCCAGCTCAGATAACCGCAAAAACTCTACCTCTGTTACTACAGTAAGTAAAGCAGATTTATTATATCATCCATCTACAAACCTGATTGATGCGATTTCGCGTGTACCAGGTGTATCTCAAATCACCACAGGACCGGCAATTTCAAAACCAGTAATCCGTGGACTGAGTTATAACCGTGTGGTTACTTTGAGTAACGGTGTTAAACAACAAGGACAACAATGGGGAGATGAACATGGAATTGAAATCGATCAGTATAGTGCTGACCGTGTAGAAGTTTTAAGAGGCCCTGCAAGTTTAATGTATGGTTCTGATGCCCTGGGTGGGGTTATCAATATTCTTGATGGATTACCAGCTCCAGAAGGTACTTTAAGAGGCGAATTTCTGACTAACTATTCTACTAATAATGGAATGACCGGCAATTCATTAATGTTGCAGGGAAATGAAAATGGATTAATCTATAAAGTACGCGGATCTTATAAAAATGCTTATTCCTATAAAACACCTACTGAATATGTCCCTAATTCAGGTTTCAACGAAACTAACTTTGAAGGACAGGTTGGACTGAACAAGAAATGGGGATATGCCCATTTAGACGCTTCTGTTTTTCGTACCAATATTGGCTTTTATAATCCTAAAAGAAATGATGCAGGTCAGTTGGTGGATGAAGATAATAATCCTTTTTCTGACGCACAAAATAAAGACAGAACACTGGCTTACCCTAAACAGGATGTTCGCCATTATAAAATTGCTTTAAATAGTAATATTCTTTTAGGTGAGGGAAGTTTAAAAGCTACCTTGGGTTATCAGCATAATTTAAGAAGAGAATTAGAGACGGCCGGGGAAGGACCAGCATTGTTCCTGAATAGTTATACTTATAGTTATGATTTGAAATATTCATTTAAGGAGTTTAATGGCTGGGCACCAGTTGCTGGTGTATCTGGGGAATATATCCATAGCTTGAATACTACGGGTAGTGATCAGTTAATTCCAAATTTTGATACCCAGGCGATTGGTGGTTTTGCTTTTGTTAAAAAGACATGGGATGATGATACCTTCAATGCAGGTATTCGTTTTGACTATAGAAAAATGACAGGCAAAGAATTTCATGGAAATTCAGACTATCCTGCGTTCAGCAATAAATTCTCTCATATCACAGGGGCATTAGGTTATACCCATGAGTTTAATGAAGCTTTTAGTTTTAAAGCGAATGCCGGAAGTGCTTTCAGAGCCCCGAATATTGCAGAATTGGCTTCTAATGGTGTACATGAAGGCGTATTTCGCTATGAAATAGGTAATCCAAACCTTAAGCCTGAGCAGAGTTACCAGTTTGATGCTTCTTTTGATTATCAGAACCAATACGTAAGCGCAAGCTTAGGAGGTTTCGCTAATTATATCAATAACTATATTTATTATAATACTGACGGCACAACCAAAACTGTAGACGGCAGGGACTTCCCTGTTTATAACTTCGTACAGAACAATGCCTTTTTACGTGGAATAGAAGCCTCGTTAACTTTACATCCGGTTAGTTTTATCCACTTTGAAAATGGATTCTCTTATACCAGGGCAACAAACCGTACCACTAAACAATCGCTTCCATTTATTCCTGCAGCTACATTACATAACGAACTGCGTTTTGAACCAACTGTTGCAGGTACTTCTCATTCTTATGTTTCTGTAGGAATTGATAACTACTTTAAGCAAACTAAGATTGATAGTTTTGAGCAGCCAACCTCAGGTTATACTTTATTAAACGCATCAATCGGAACAACTTTGAAATTAAGCAAAAACCAGGATATCACAATTTACGTAGCTGGTAAGAACTTATTGAACAAAGCTTATTATGACCATTTGAGCCGTTTTAAACCTGGAAGACTAAGTGATGAAGACCAGACACTGGGTATTTACAATATGGGCCGCAGTGTCACTTTTGGTGTAACTCTTCCATTTACTTTGAAAAAATAG
- a CDS encoding SDR family oxidoreductase: MKVLLTGANGYIGTRLLPVLLEQGHEVVCMVRDQRRFAEESDFDDQVKIITADLLQPESLIHIPEDIDAAYYLVHSMSSGNQKFAELEAESAMHFVNAIKKTKCRQLIYLTGIANDAHLSVHLTSRLSVEDELKNSGIAFTILRAAIIIGSGSASFEIIRDLAEKLPVMVAPKWVNTRCQPIGIRDVLGYLTGVIMNEKAFNQIFDIGGPDILTYKEMILQYAVSRNLKRWILTVPVLTPRLSSLWLYLVTAVPYSLARSLVDSMKNEVICKDQRIKEIVPGPCFTYRKALKLAFEKIEQHSIVSSWKDALNRGYLNTSFMDQVKVPQNGTLEYKVKMPFKREPEEVFENIWNIGGVRGWYYADWLWNLRGFIDKLFGGVGTRRGRTNSVSIHAGDVIDFWRVLLADKKNARLLLYAEMKVPGEAWLEFKVINYRGESFLSQIATFRPSGLWGRIYWYAMFPFHLFLFKGMARQITTYISKTAI, from the coding sequence ATGAAAGTCCTGCTGACCGGAGCTAACGGTTATATTGGCACCAGATTATTACCTGTTCTGCTGGAACAGGGACATGAGGTCGTTTGTATGGTTCGTGATCAGCGCCGTTTTGCAGAAGAGTCTGATTTTGATGATCAGGTGAAGATTATTACTGCCGATTTACTACAGCCGGAATCTTTGATTCATATACCTGAAGATATTGACGCGGCCTATTACCTGGTTCATTCTATGTCTTCAGGCAATCAGAAGTTTGCTGAGCTGGAAGCTGAATCGGCTATGCATTTTGTAAATGCGATAAAAAAGACAAAATGCCGTCAGCTGATTTACCTGACCGGGATTGCCAATGATGCGCATCTTTCGGTACATTTAACTTCCCGGCTTTCTGTAGAGGATGAACTTAAAAATTCGGGCATTGCTTTTACCATTTTACGGGCAGCTATTATTATCGGATCAGGCAGTGCTTCTTTTGAGATTATCCGTGATCTTGCGGAAAAATTACCTGTTATGGTCGCACCCAAATGGGTCAATACCAGGTGCCAGCCCATTGGCATTCGTGATGTACTGGGTTATCTGACCGGAGTAATAATGAATGAAAAAGCTTTTAACCAGATTTTTGATATTGGCGGCCCTGATATCCTGACTTACAAAGAAATGATTCTTCAGTATGCAGTTTCCAGAAATCTGAAGCGCTGGATACTCACCGTTCCTGTATTAACGCCAAGATTATCTTCGTTATGGCTTTATTTAGTAACTGCTGTCCCTTATTCTTTAGCGAGAAGCCTGGTTGACAGCATGAAAAATGAGGTGATCTGTAAAGATCAACGGATCAAAGAAATTGTTCCGGGCCCCTGTTTTACTTATAGAAAAGCATTAAAACTGGCTTTTGAAAAAATTGAACAGCATTCGATTGTTTCGAGTTGGAAAGATGCTTTAAACAGAGGTTATCTGAACACTTCATTTATGGATCAGGTTAAAGTCCCTCAAAATGGCACGCTGGAATACAAGGTTAAAATGCCTTTTAAACGAGAACCAGAAGAAGTTTTCGAAAACATCTGGAACATTGGAGGAGTCAGGGGCTGGTATTATGCAGACTGGCTTTGGAATTTAAGGGGATTTATTGATAAATTATTTGGGGGTGTCGGCACACGAAGAGGGCGCACCAATAGTGTTTCTATACATGCAGGTGATGTGATTGATTTCTGGCGCGTATTGCTTGCTGATAAGAAAAATGCGAGGCTTTTGCTTTATGCAGAAATGAAGGTGCCAGGAGAAGCGTGGCTTGAATTCAAAGTGATCAATTATCGCGGGGAGTCATTTTTGTCACAAATCGCAACTTTCAGGCCTTCGGGCTTATGGGGAAGAATTTATTGGTATGCCATGTTTCCCTTTCATCTGTTCCTTTTTAAAGGTATGGCCAGGCAAATTACCACCTACATTTCAAAGACAGCAATATAA
- a CDS encoding TetR family transcriptional regulator C-terminal domain-containing protein, whose translation MATSQQIRTAYIDYVLTQDEKPKSVYSFVKKLKISEAEFYEFYSSFESIEKMIWAELTVEAISAIQQQEVWAQYSSRDRMLSFFYSYTELLKKHRSFIVYSLKSHQDRFSTPKVLSGVKPIFENFAEELINEGLETGELADRKFLTKRYKDALWIQFAFILNFWVNDDSTDFEKTDEAIEKGINVTFDLFQRSPIDNLLEYGKFLSRNGKFAESRGRQ comes from the coding sequence ATGGCAACGTCTCAACAAATCAGAACTGCTTACATAGATTATGTATTAACGCAGGACGAAAAACCCAAATCAGTTTACAGTTTCGTGAAAAAATTAAAGATTTCAGAAGCTGAGTTTTACGAATTCTACAGTTCTTTCGAAAGTATTGAAAAAATGATCTGGGCAGAGCTTACGGTCGAAGCAATCAGTGCTATTCAGCAGCAGGAAGTCTGGGCGCAGTATTCCTCAAGAGACAGAATGCTTTCGTTCTTTTATAGTTATACAGAACTGTTAAAAAAACACAGAAGTTTCATAGTATATAGTCTTAAAAGTCATCAGGACAGGTTTAGTACGCCAAAGGTTTTATCTGGTGTGAAACCCATTTTCGAAAACTTCGCAGAAGAACTGATTAATGAGGGACTGGAAACGGGAGAACTGGCAGACCGCAAATTTTTAACCAAAAGGTATAAAGATGCACTTTGGATTCAGTTTGCTTTTATCTTGAATTTTTGGGTAAATGATGACAGCACTGACTTTGAAAAAACGGATGAAGCTATTGAAAAAGGAATCAATGTGACTTTTGATTTATTTCAGCGTTCTCCGATTGATAACCTTTTAGAGTATGGTAAGTTCTTATCCAGAAATGGAAAATTTGCAGAAAGCAGGGGTAGACAATAA
- a CDS encoding dienelactone hydrolase family protein, which yields MNSILTIAMTLIVSGSFAQLKPVAYQDGQQQLKGLVISPVKTTQKKAGILILPAWKGIDNHAKETAVKLAGLGYYAFVADIYGEGHYPKDAKEAGQQSGYYKKNVAAYQQRIKLALQQLIKAGADPSRIIAIGYCFGGTGVLEAARADFPVKGVVSIHGGLAQYAGERAVNPIHTKVLVLHGADDPSMTSEQVLGFQQEMRTAKADWQMIEYANAVHAFTDRDAGNDNSKGAAYNELASKRSWKHMLLFFDEILAN from the coding sequence ATGAACTCAATACTTACCATCGCTATGACACTGATCGTATCCGGATCTTTCGCACAGCTCAAACCTGTTGCTTACCAGGATGGACAACAGCAATTAAAGGGACTCGTGATTTCACCAGTCAAAACCACGCAGAAAAAAGCAGGCATACTCATTCTTCCGGCATGGAAAGGAATAGATAACCATGCTAAAGAAACAGCTGTAAAACTAGCTGGTCTGGGCTATTACGCCTTTGTGGCTGATATTTACGGGGAAGGCCATTATCCGAAAGATGCAAAAGAAGCTGGTCAGCAATCGGGTTATTATAAAAAGAATGTGGCTGCTTATCAGCAAAGAATTAAGCTTGCTTTACAACAGTTAATTAAAGCTGGTGCTGATCCATCGAGAATCATTGCGATTGGTTATTGCTTTGGTGGCACAGGGGTTCTGGAAGCTGCAAGAGCTGACTTTCCTGTTAAAGGGGTGGTTTCTATTCATGGCGGCCTTGCGCAATATGCGGGTGAAAGAGCCGTAAATCCTATTCATACCAAGGTATTGGTTTTACATGGCGCGGATGATCCATCCATGACCAGCGAGCAGGTATTAGGTTTTCAGCAGGAAATGAGAACTGCCAAAGCCGACTGGCAAATGATTGAGTATGCAAATGCTGTACATGCCTTTACTGACCGTGATGCGGGCAATGACAATTCCAAAGGCGCAGCTTATAATGAGCTGGCCTCGAAAAGATCATGGAAACATATGTTGTTATTTTTCGATGAAATATTAGCCAATTAA
- a CDS encoding helix-turn-helix domain-containing protein, whose translation MMHIEIMPERKVVKSETNKTLKRIGSYLQYIRQKKGIKQEFLAQKLAVTSSYISKIENGKTQIYLTTFIKYCIVLDVATSDVLKEIGQLSNFL comes from the coding sequence ATGATGCATATAGAAATAATGCCTGAAAGGAAAGTTGTTAAATCAGAGACAAATAAGACCCTTAAGCGGATAGGTTCCTACTTACAATATATTCGTCAAAAAAAAGGGATTAAACAGGAGTTCTTAGCCCAGAAACTAGCGGTGACTTCGTCTTATATCAGCAAAATTGAAAATGGTAAAACTCAAATTTATCTAACTACGTTTATAAAATATTGTATAGTTCTCGACGTAGCTACTAGTGATGTTCTGAAAGAAATTGGTCAGCTTTCAAATTTTCTATAA
- a CDS encoding OmpA family protein yields MITSKFKIAAFSIALSLTAMGFQGCDSLTKTQKGAGIGAAAGGVLGAIIGKKAGNTAIGAILGGAIGGTAGGFIGKRMDKQAAEIQNAIPNAEVVREGEGIIVKFDSGILFDFDSANLKAQAKDNVKSLAGSLSKYPDTEIKVIGHTDNKGTEAYNMSLSERRAAAVKAYAVTQGVPSSRLTTVGKGFSEPIADNATDAGRTANRRVEIVIVANDQLKKQAQQANN; encoded by the coding sequence ATGATTACTTCGAAATTTAAAATAGCTGCATTCAGCATCGCCTTATCCTTAACTGCAATGGGTTTTCAAGGATGTGACAGTTTAACAAAAACACAAAAAGGAGCTGGTATTGGTGCTGCTGCTGGTGGTGTTTTGGGTGCTATTATTGGCAAGAAAGCAGGTAACACAGCAATTGGTGCTATTTTAGGAGGTGCAATCGGTGGTACTGCTGGTGGATTCATCGGAAAACGTATGGATAAACAAGCAGCTGAAATTCAGAATGCAATTCCAAATGCAGAAGTAGTTCGTGAAGGTGAAGGTATTATCGTAAAGTTTGATAGTGGTATCTTATTTGATTTTGATAGTGCAAACTTAAAAGCACAAGCAAAAGATAACGTAAAATCATTAGCCGGATCACTGTCAAAATATCCTGATACTGAAATTAAAGTTATTGGCCATACAGACAATAAAGGTACTGAAGCTTATAATATGAGCCTTTCAGAAAGAAGAGCAGCAGCTGTTAAAGCTTATGCAGTTACACAAGGTGTACCATCATCACGTTTAACTACTGTAGGTAAAGGTTTCTCTGAGCCAATTGCAGACAATGCAACTGATGCTGGAAGAACTGCTAACCGTAGAGTTGAGATTGTTATTGTAGCGAATGATCAATTGAAAAAACAAGCGCAACAAGCTAACAACTAA
- a CDS encoding nuclear transport factor 2 family protein — protein MKTNENLIHHFYTCFKNKDFKGMQACYADNATFSDTLFRNLDAAQVRSMWEMLIKSGKDMRVEYNHVQADEKTGTAEWVAHYTFSATGKKVVNRVKASFVFENGKIVQHEDHFSFYKWSSQALGLPGILLGWTDFLKNKVSKRAAENLRLYIAANN, from the coding sequence ATGAAAACGAACGAAAACCTTATTCATCATTTTTATACTTGTTTCAAGAACAAAGATTTTAAGGGCATGCAAGCTTGTTATGCAGATAATGCCACTTTTAGTGATACCCTATTCAGAAATCTCGATGCTGCACAGGTACGCAGTATGTGGGAAATGCTGATTAAAAGCGGCAAAGATATGCGTGTAGAATACAATCATGTTCAGGCAGACGAAAAAACAGGCACTGCTGAATGGGTGGCGCATTACACATTTTCAGCTACCGGCAAAAAAGTGGTCAACAGGGTTAAAGCTTCTTTCGTTTTTGAAAATGGAAAGATTGTTCAGCATGAAGATCATTTTAGCTTCTATAAATGGTCAAGTCAGGCTTTGGGTTTACCAGGCATTTTATTGGGCTGGACAGACTTTCTTAAAAACAAAGTAAGTAAACGGGCGGCCGAAAACCTTCGTTTATATATTGCGGCCAATAATTAA
- a CDS encoding zinc-dependent peptidase, producing the protein MIKVIPTGLIAYGMSGMMPYLILIAAFIIALYFIFRNKKPKQTVQNIMHETDRQILLSQVAYYQHLDQNDRLKFEQMLLDFLSDVRVEGIDLVPDATDRLLIASSAIIPVFGFGQWKYQNLHAVILYPDTFNKDFQFEGGDRNILGMVGTGYMNGQMILSRSALLEGFSISTDKENTAIHEFVHLLDKSDGATDGIPENLMPHQYIIPWVKMIHQEISRIEAGKSDINPYAVTNEAEFFAVVSEYFFEKPAQFKEKHPELYEILATTFSQDLVKK; encoded by the coding sequence ATGATTAAAGTAATCCCGACCGGCCTGATAGCTTACGGCATGTCCGGCATGATGCCTTACCTGATCTTAATCGCCGCATTTATAATCGCGTTATATTTTATATTCCGCAACAAGAAACCTAAACAGACTGTTCAAAATATAATGCATGAAACTGACCGGCAGATCTTGTTAAGTCAGGTAGCCTATTATCAGCATTTAGATCAGAATGACCGGTTAAAGTTTGAGCAAATGCTCCTGGACTTTTTAAGTGATGTCCGCGTGGAAGGAATAGATCTTGTTCCTGATGCTACAGATCGTTTATTAATTGCATCAAGTGCAATAATTCCGGTTTTTGGGTTCGGACAATGGAAGTATCAGAATCTCCATGCTGTAATTTTATACCCTGATACTTTTAATAAAGACTTTCAGTTTGAAGGCGGTGACCGGAATATTCTGGGAATGGTTGGTACGGGTTATATGAATGGCCAGATGATTTTATCGCGTTCTGCATTATTGGAAGGATTTTCTATCAGTACAGACAAGGAAAACACCGCTATTCACGAGTTTGTACACTTACTGGATAAATCGGATGGGGCAACGGATGGTATTCCTGAAAACCTGATGCCACATCAGTATATTATTCCATGGGTAAAAATGATTCACCAGGAAATCAGCAGGATTGAGGCTGGAAAATCAGATATCAATCCTTATGCGGTAACGAATGAAGCCGAATTCTTTGCGGTAGTGTCAGAGTACTTCTTTGAAAAGCCAGCGCAGTTCAAGGAAAAACATCCTGAATTATATGAAATTCTCGCCACAACTTTTTCACAGGATCTGGTAAAGAAATAA
- a CDS encoding alpha/beta fold hydrolase, which translates to MFKKILLPAILLFCLFLSASAQQADTLSITLENVKYAYPVKYFPIHTEGQDIKMAYMDIAPVQNANGRTVVLFHGKNFGGYYWTNVIKALTSRGFRVVVPDQIGFGKSSKPFIHYSFHQLARWNKALLDTLGIQKANVLGHSMGGMLATRFALMYPQTTEKLLLENPIGLEDYRAFVPYVTTEEQYKTELKSTAESIKKYYQSSYFTVWKPEYDELVRIAAGVTFSSDYARWAKVAAMTFTMIYEQPVVYEFQNITVPTILFIGKEDKTIVGKGLLSPQQQALHGQYKVLGKQIAAKIPNAKLIEFDGSGHIPHLEVPAEFTVALLGGL; encoded by the coding sequence ATGTTCAAGAAAATACTGCTGCCAGCAATCCTTTTATTTTGTTTGTTTTTATCTGCATCTGCGCAACAAGCAGATACACTGTCTATTACCCTCGAGAATGTAAAATACGCTTATCCGGTAAAATACTTTCCTATCCATACCGAAGGGCAAGATATCAAGATGGCCTATATGGATATTGCGCCTGTGCAAAATGCAAATGGCAGAACAGTTGTCTTATTTCATGGTAAAAACTTTGGAGGATATTACTGGACAAACGTAATCAAGGCCTTAACCAGCAGAGGGTTCAGAGTTGTTGTCCCTGATCAGATTGGGTTTGGTAAATCTTCTAAACCCTTTATTCATTACAGTTTTCATCAGCTGGCACGCTGGAATAAAGCATTGTTAGATACTTTAGGAATCCAGAAAGCAAATGTCCTTGGACATTCAATGGGTGGAATGCTGGCCACCAGGTTTGCCCTGATGTATCCGCAAACTACAGAAAAACTCTTGTTGGAAAATCCGATCGGGCTGGAAGATTACCGTGCCTTTGTCCCTTATGTAACTACAGAAGAACAATACAAAACAGAACTGAAATCTACAGCAGAAAGTATCAAAAAATACTATCAAAGCTCTTACTTTACCGTATGGAAACCAGAATATGATGAATTGGTCAGGATTGCTGCGGGAGTAACTTTCAGTTCGGATTACGCACGATGGGCAAAAGTTGCGGCGATGACTTTTACTATGATCTACGAACAGCCGGTTGTTTATGAATTCCAGAATATTACGGTGCCTACCATTCTGTTTATTGGTAAAGAAGATAAAACGATTGTCGGTAAAGGCTTATTAAGCCCTCAGCAGCAAGCGCTTCACGGACAGTACAAAGTGTTGGGAAAACAGATTGCAGCGAAGATACCGAACGCTAAGCTGATTGAATTTGATGGCAGCGGCCATATTCCTCACCTGGAAGTGCCTGCTGAATTTACAGTTGCTCTATTAGGCGGATTATAA